The nucleotide window TTATCgtttttgtaatacattatcATAATGAATATCATCAATTAGTTTATTGTTTACacgttatattaattataatcgtCTTCGTCGTATCGTCCCTAAATATGAACCTAATTACTTATTCGTTTTTCACGCGTAGGTTGAAATTAAGATTATGATGAGTTTCTTCTGacataaatttgtttattattatgatcttTATAAGGCACAGCCTTGAGTTCCTTCATTACAAATAAGGTGACTAATTAAATGTTTGAATTTTCCTACGTTATTTCTAGACTTGGCGTGGGTGATGTGAGCATTTACATTATAAGTATGATTTATTGTATCGGTCCGCGTGTGTAGCCTCCTCCTGATCTATCGATAGATAGGTAACTCGTCATTACTGATCAAacattacgaaatattttttcttaccaTGCTTTTTAATACCTAGTCAGGCGTAAGAAAGAAGCGAAAGTTGCATGCGCGCGTGAAGAATTATACGCTCTTTCTAAAAGTTGCGTTTGAAAACAATTCTCAAAGGCGATGGTGTCGTAACTAATAACTCACATGCTCTAAATGCAATTCCGTGatcaatattctaatattacataatatcacacatCAATAAGATTTGTATTTAAGGCCAAATATGGTGGTCTGATTACGTCAAGTATAACGCTAAGGCTATTAACCATTATTCAAATACGGTAGATATGCAAAACTAGAAACGTACATCAATGCGAGAAAGTCGGACCTAGAATAATGAGTGCTCACTTAGATCTCAAGAAGACGAGCGCTAGTGACAATAGTGTACGCAGCGTTATAAAGTTCTGCATTTTACGAGTGTATACGCGAAGAGATATCTAGTAGGTGTGCTCGCGAGCAATACCTGAGTGCGCTCGACGCTCGTTGACCGCGCATGGGCTACCCCTTTCACTTGTATTCGCATTCAACGGATCGAGCGGAACGCTAGCGCGCCTTTCTCTCTGTTCTCGTCTCTGTCTAACGTGCGTCGACGATGGTGCAACACCGGTGGTGGGCCGGCGCAGGCCGCTCGCCGCCCGTGACAACAGTAGCGCAGTTTCCTCGACCACATCCGCACGGAACCGACACCGCCGCGCTCGGATGATCTATCGCGATCTGACATGAAGTCCAAACCGGCACATTATATCGACGCACCGTTCAGACCGTGGCCGCCGCTTTCCCGACAGGCGCAACCCAATTTTTATTTTCGGCCGCCGGACCCGATGGATTTGAGGAATTTTAAAACATCCTCGTCTAAGGGGTCTACATACTCTGATTTCTCCGGTATGAGTGCATACAGCAATAAGTCGCGGGATTACTACTTCTTGTCACCGAGTTATCGCTCCACTGGTGCGCCTACGCCTGGCGTTCATGGTGACTTGTATGGAGTTAGAGATCGTCCTCGTCAACTGAGGAATCCCAATCCGTCCCCATCGGCTGCGTGCCCGTGCAGTCGTTCCCGCTCTCTGGAAGATGTGCGCACGGATGTGGTTACGGAGTGGGAAGACGATGACGAGAACGGCAACCGTATTGTCGCTCCAGCTACAAAATTTAACCGCACctcatataaaacaaacaatgcgTTTCAAAAGCAAGGATTCCTTACGAGACATTCCATGGAGAATTTAGTCGATAGACCACCGCAGTTACTGCCGCCCAAACGGATCTCTGCCTTTCAGGTAATTGAACTAACTTTCTATCGTTGACAGTTGCATCGTTGTTTGACTTCAAAAGGGCAATTGAGTTTGCTAGAATAGCATCAACGACATAGAATTTAATTAACCATAGTGTTTAACTGTAACCGCTGTTTGATATGTATTTATGCGCACTTTCTAAGCTCTTAAATCTACATGATTATCTTGTTGATGCTAAGCGAAGTGagtaatttgtatatttgtggTGCTTTAGCGAACGTGTTGGGACTTATAATGATTCAAAGACATGGTGTTACTGTTCGTCGGCCGAGTGTTATGGGAATGGGAATGAAGCATCGACGCCTCGTCAGTGCCCGTTCAGCTCCGTTGAACCGCAACGCACCGTCCTGCGTGTGTAACGGATGTTCAATACTTGTTTTTTTACGTGAGCCTACACACATGTATCGTGGCTTGTATACTTCAATATCAATTTTATACGTACTCATGCGAATTTGGGTTATCTGGTTACCAGAACAAGTTTTTACCTATTACTTGAATGCTTTTTGCAATGCGAGTGTGAATTTTATTGTAGGACAATgagtgtttcattaagtccgttTTGAAATGATGGTTCTAATTACGTAAGATGTAACAAGTTATGTTTTTTATCACGTAGTTGTAATGATGGCCCAGTTCTTGTTTACTACAAGTACGAGTGCAGTCGTACACATACATGCTTGGAAGTATCATAGGCTTGGGAACGGCCCATTTGTATTTGTTAGtcttttctttgtttctttatttccaGACTGGTTCTCTAAGTTTATACTTTACGCGGTATTCATGTAGTACGATTACTTGTCGTTTGCGCTCTAAGTTGCAATCGTCATCGTCATTCGATTTGAATTGATATGGCGCTTAAGCATACATTATTACTATTAACATAATGAATCTtgtatgttacaaataaatatggaacaggcatataattatataaaatgcattttgaCCGTTACATAATAATGTCAACAAGTTAATAGAAAGACACtaaaatttatgtaattttttgcataatcattatgtatgtatactgaTATTAATCAGTCAACATTTTCTCtaaattttaattgcaaatattttataataccaCAGCTTATTTAACTCGACTGATAATACGGAAAtcgtaaaatacatttattgcgtAACGATGTTCTAACAGTGATACAACTGGTATTTATTCAGTATACCAGATTTCCAAATGGAAGTCATTATCGTGTATATAAAACAGCATGGCATGAGTACGTAATCATGACGACAATGCAGCTATTAATCTTGCCTCTATATAAAAACAGAGTTACGCTAACTTTTTATTGGTCTATGGCTTGAGTTTTTACGCTTTCTATAATCCAATGAAAGTATCTCgtttataattaagaattaaacGCAAAATTTTAGTGTCTACACAAGACAGTCGTAATTACAGATGCTTGGGATACCATTTTATAGGTTCATAATTTCGGACGGAATTATAATTAACCATTAGTAAAGTTACAACAAGACGACGGTAGATTACGtaattattctataaaatttCTGAATAGTCTAAGTTTAATCCATTTAGAGCTATACCTGTTATAAATCTTAATCTAGTTTAGAGGCGTTAATAAAATATGTCTATACAAAAATGCGGTAAAATACACTTTCTATTAAAACGCGATCGCGGTGAACTCTACAACAATGAAACGAAAAGATACACCAATTACTTGATTCAAACCGTCACAAACAAGATTCAAATGCGTGTCTTGACGGCGTGACTTCGGATTTATACTTAGCCTCTGATatcatttttatacttttgaattgtatttatttacattaaacgaccacataaatacaaacaaaattgtcATACTACTTAAAGAAATACCATGCTTAGGACAAGTTAGTTATGATTCCAATGCATGCAAAGCATACTTTCTTtaactgcaaaaaaatatgaataaattccTTGAAAGGACTGGTTAGAATGAGtgtgaacattataaatatttgatcgTCAACATCACCCATCGTGTAATGAGTGCATAACTTTTGTTATCGGTCAGGCAGGTGGTTCAGACGCATGTCAGTAAACTGGTTTTACTAGGCCGCCTTACATCTCGCGACCTGCCATCTATCCACACAATGCAACTTGATCCAGTTACCATCATGTTATGCTAAGCAGTCTTCACTTGCTTGAtcattttatatcaaagttGAACAGTTTATTGTACTCCTTAAACAATTCATATTTCGCGTGCGCTTTCTATAACCTTCTGAGGTGGTTTAAAATTACCGTTCATTGTCCAAtcatttctattattatacCGTGGCATAACACACATAAAACTGGTTTTGTACAATTTGACTTATTAACCCAAGAATCAATGTCGTTTGTCGAAGTTAACGCATGACCCATGTTTACGTACAATTAGCGGCGCAAAGGCTCGTTGAATTTCTGCTTATGGTATCGTACCAATTACAAACGGCATTCTACGAGTATATGTGTACGTTATGTGTGGACGAATGTCTGCGTCATGATCTTGGCACGACGAGGAATGTGCGTCACCGTCGCAGACGCTATCGCCGATCTGAGATTGCAACAAACAAGGTTACACTGGTTTCACCAAGATGAGGTCGGCGCTGTGAACCACGCTCTGTTGCTCTAGTTCTTAAACCTTCCAAACTACTGCTCCGTAAGAAAAACGATTGATGCTATTCAAAGTTTCTAGCATATATTTTACAGCAACAAGCTAATAGTGTCTGAGTAAAGTTTGAAGGTTTAATAGAAAAACATGAAAATCACTCAAACACTAACGCTAGCGATATGTGCATGctactaaaaaaaacattttatctacCAATCAAAACTATGATTATTCCGAATCTAAAATATTGGTAAACATAACGAGCCACATTCGGTGTCGCGTTTTGtttaagatacatacatacattcttgCAAACATCCGAATATGTGAAACTCGAGCATATTGTTATCGGTGCGtgaaaatttatgttttcattgGTTCCTTTCTAATTTCCTGTTCCAGATTACTGAGCATCATATTGAACGCACAAACACATAACGGCAGTGATTACATTCAATGTGTTCTTTTATTATTCTCGGCTTATAAAATTCATGCGAAAATCATTGCAAGAACGattcaccaaaaatatatttaaaagaaatttacGTGCTCACTTGTCAAAGTTGTCGCTCGCTTAAGTGAACTTCAGGAAAACCAATTTTTCGGCTGTCTAATTATATTAAggcttcaaaaatattatgttgatcGTTTTGCGTGTTTCTAAGTTTGTGTAATTTGTTACAGGCACAAAACAGGAATGGCGGTCTTCAGGGTGTCCCGCTGTCGACTCCGAGTAGTGTGGGCGTGGGTCCCGAAGTCAATGGTTCCAGGCCCACCTTTAAACCCGTCACAGTACTGGAAGACCTTCAAGCAGTGCGATGCGCGGAGTTCCACCCTAACGGCAAGCTCTACGCAGTAGGCTCCAATACGAAAACGCTTAGGATATGCTCCTACCCCAAAATTGAAGATGTCAAGTAAGTTTAAAATCATCATATTTACACAAACTAGACTCGTATTCATTGGTTCACGTATGTTATCGTACCTCTTCCCTCTGATTACCAATTGTGCAAGTTCGGATCGAGATGACAAAGATTCTACTGATTCCAATCATATTAATGTTTATGGTTGGCTAAAGGTCACGAGAAGATCGTTTAAAACATTCTTGCAGTTAATAGTTATTGTTCTTCTAGACAATCGTTAACGAACATCGACGTTGTACGTATTAAtctattactttaaattaacaGCTTGTGAAATATACTCGTCCGTAAATAGACATGGTTCAAAGTGTTGTTTAGTATTCAAGGATCAGTATGTAAATTGTCCCCTGTGTCTATTTTCATTGCCGTTTTAATGAGTTTTCCGTGTTACGATTGTAATTTCACATATAAAAGATCAAGGGGGATGTTATGATACGTTATTAACATGCAGTGTGTTTTCGAAAATATGTCAAATGGGTGAGATTATTTTCAGACTCGTTTATTCTACGTTAGAGGTGTGTTTTTGTGGAACTACACTGGAAAAATCGTTCAGATTATATGTAGTTAGCTTTTCTCAAAATTCCTATAGTTAGTTGGGCTTCATACATCTATTATCAGATTTCAGCAAAACGTACAGTCGCTATAATAGGATAATCTTAATATAAACTTCGTAatccataatattatgaagagtAAAGGCTTGTTAACGCGAAATGTTTTATCGTAAGCAACTTGAATTTCCGTATCGGGCGTCACGCAAGGAGGTGACCGTGGACTTTCTTCAACCGGCTGTTGTCCGACCTTCCCCAATTCACTGGCCATTACTTAAAATAGCTTCTCTTAGAGTTACTCGTATACAGCTGTTTATTTACAACTATTACGATAGACTCGTTGTAAATGTCATGGTTATAAAGATTGCTTCTCTACAAATCTATCGATTCAACTTGATTGATTTTGGTATCTAGTATATTTATGTTACAATGCTAATAAGTGGCAATTATGTAGCTTTtatataagatattattatatcacgTTTTGCTActtctttctttgtttattacaaaatattgaagaatGATTGATCTATACTAGGCATCAACCGATCATAGTTGAGGAGTggattataaatataatctttaGATCGTATAGCTAAGATTAGATTAATGATCTTTATACGAACTTAAAATGGGTTTTGTATCTACTCGATTTTTAAAACCGTGTTTCTGTTACGAAACGCGTCTTTTGCCCCCGGCGAATAGAAGCAAATTATCCACACTACACGCGTTACCCATTGAACGTATTTTTACATAATGCTATccaatttatgttttatataataacgcATATTGGCCGACGCATTGACTATAACGTGTCTACCGCGCGTTCTGTGACAAAATccataacaataacattatgaAATGTCAAGGCTTTTAGCGTTACGCGAAAATGTCGTTATATCACTTCACTGTCTTGAGGTTACAATGTTGTGGTTGACTCCGGCCAGAGATTGAATGAATACATTGTTGAACCGCCAACGAGAACAAAGATGGCACTTCATGTTGACCTCACTGACATTCTTGCGGCCCTCCGATATTTGTATGGCACGTACTGTTTAATTAGGTTACGATTGAACAGCCGTTGCAGTACCTGAAATCATGCAATATTGgctttataaattatgttattaaggTTATGCCTATACTCCTGGAAGCAGCTTGATTACTCTGGAGATTAACGTTGtattaactaatttaattacgTAGGTAATACGGCGGCAGTATTATTCTATGGAAATCGTTTACCAGTATTTGCTGATACGTTTGTTGTACAATACGTATTTAAATGTATCGGAAAACAGCAGGTACACAGACCGGATGACGACCTTCATCCATAGTTACCATCAGAAATATGATACAATGCCGGACATTTATAAACGAGTTATTCCCATTCTTTGAAGCTTGTTGCGATTCATGTCTCGATCATGACAAGCGATATAAGGCTGTCACTGTACTCACTTGCGGCGCGAAAGCGATGACTAAGTGCCCGACGACAAGTCGATGACCCCACgcaaactttatatacaaagtATCTCTTGATTTCGCATTAATCCTATTAGATCGGATGTCCTAATCCGATGTTATATGATATtcttaataatatgataatgtaaaggagaatgctcaaaaaaaacccaagctgtacacaaaagttatgtaactcaaaaaattagttatactgtgtaattgaattcccaatgtttacctctatcaaattcgatggctgaacatactattttgctataacttttcagtaggggttttcaatatatttttatattttttaaataagttacctatataaatgtttaatcttttttgagtcacacatttttaatataggtatgtaactgagttacaaattaaaaatattaaaaaatatatttttgaaaaatgagtcatcatcgcCAGTTCATAtgtgtccccaccgaggggcacgagcctcccctcttaacaaagagggggataaagccttagtccaccacactggtctaatgcgggttggcagacaattggagggctattataattataaggtagaaaagtgttgacatggtggtagattgctagcctatagcctatcttcataggctataggcgagagggatggaagggtttggtgcttccaccaaacccttccatccctctactgacttttgcagtatgcacgggaagaaatgcagctggcaccttctatgtttttttttcgctctcAATCCAGCATGGGAGCAATGGGAGAAATAAGTAATACTGTGTAATTAATCccagatatttacctctatcaaattcaatggctaaacatattatattgctattacttttcagtaggggtttttaatatattttcaatattttttagcatgaatataaaaaagatatacCCGCCCACACTACTAGCTGGCGCCCGTAGTGCGGTTtcgatacaaaaaataatcattgtgatgaatgtttgaaaaatatttattgtttaaattcaccttttaaatagtagaaaatagcaaaaaatagtatttagccatcgaatttgatagaggcgaatatctgaaattgaatcactcagtatcactaaaattctgagttacacaccgtttgtgtacggcctgggtttttttcccatacattttgagcattctcctttctACTGCATTCTCTATTATCGATGTCACCTAATTCCGAAAGTTTATATGGTAATAAAATCACCTCTTCCtgatgatattatttaacacaacatcttttttattataatgtaatctaGTTCCATACACAATACCGATTGATTATAACATAATCAGCGAATAGAAAGGAAATTATTTATGCATTATTGCATCacatgttaataatattgtataatttccCGATTCgtaacgtttaaaaaatatatgtatattattttgcatATTGCACTAGTTTCCGcggatataaattaattttatagcttAATGTAGAGCTGCAGACATGATGTTATGTGCACGATGATGTCGCATTATCTGTGAAATTTAGAAGTTTTGTTCAAACACACATAGAAGTATGCGCGAGAAAGTTTGGCTTGTGGGCGGTACGTGGTTCTCGTAAATATGGCGCTTATGAAATACTTTCAGAGATTACGTCGTGTTCACTATAATACTCACACTCGCCATCATTGCGGGTACTTCGTCAGTCATTGCAAATTTGGAAATGTAGCTACATTAAATTGAGTGACACAGCAACTGTAGGTGTATTACATGTAATGCGATCAGTATCTCGTGGTACACAGTGCCCACACATAAATGACCCTCACAAATTGAGGAGTAtggttcatttaattttatcaacaacGCATTATTTGACATCGGATTGGTAATTTGCCATATACATTTGTTGTTCCGAATATGAAGATCCATTTCGAATGGGGCCAATTAGATAGTTAAATAGTTCCCTTTATATAATTTCCGgcttttaatttcaatatttaaatttaaacgcGAATAGTTTTGTTCATTTTAGTTTCCCTACTGCATCTTTATAATTTTCCGAAGAGTTGAGTTTCGGATTGATTTATGTTAATGGTGTTGTAACACAAATAAACAAGTAAGGGGATGTAGGGCGGCACTAAAACCTAAACCACATCGTCAGTTAAGTGTAACACGTAACTATTTACACTGAACTTCCCGTTGGCCTGACCAACGTAACGGTGAAAGCCCCATTAAAGTGTGTCCAACTTGTGTGATTTTTAAAACCGATACTTTATGTGTAACATTGCGTGATCATGCGATGACCCTTTAAGTTTGAGATGTTATACATTGGAAAGCGAGTTTATCTACATTTTGAAGAGTTTCTCTGCTTAGAATGTGTCAATAAAGTTCGTTGACAAGTGACGGTTGGAAAATATGTGATACTCTTGTTTTTAGATGTAAATCTGGGGAGTTATACTGTACAATAATAACTATGATGTATTGTTcgtataaatatacataagttGTGCATCTATTAAAGTTGGAAGAATCATTAGTGAcaacaattatataaattacaatacatCTGTCACATCGACACGTGTTTTTCATGATATAAATAACGACTTCGCTGTACGTAGGTGTGACAAAAAGTACTAAAGTGATCGTTTTAACCGCAATACAATGGTCGTTAATAACTGCTTTTGTTCCTCACCCGgcacattataataacaatgaTGCTATATTGTACTTTATGAAATAAGGTCCGGTTGGAGGTGGAAATTGTACTGCGGTATTTAGCTCAGTGCTTACACTGTAATACGTTCATGCTTTGTTAAACCACGCTGATAAAGGATTGGCGTATGTGAAATATCAGCACATTTATCTTAGCGATAGAATTCAATACCAGCTATCAACCATATCCATTGTATTATAACAGCCCGTTATATACTAAATACGTGTAGGCTTAAGCAATAAAAGtggcatttttttacaatacagCTCAAATAgacatactttttttaactgTCAGTAATCAGTGTTAGAACATACTATTCAAAAGACTTCCTCTATTATGACAGTCGTGTATTTGTAGCAATAGATAGATTGCTTAACAATTTGCTGGTCCACGATAATTCTGACAAATTCTCCGCGACGTTACGGCGCAGTAGCATTGTATATGTAATTTACTTGTGTGTACATAGGCACGAGTCATTTGAAAGACTTGGTATTGCACACCCTCGGTTATAACGAAAAGGGTTCAAAGAACCATTTGTCACAACAATGGGGGGAGTTTAAACAAGTGATGACACTGCCATAAAGCTCTTTTAACTCATTCAAATATCTACGTGTTACAAAACGTATATTACGTCGTTGGATCGTGAATTGAATTACGGAGATTTCCTACAATACCTTCTAGATAATGTAAATTGCACATGTTATTATAAGCAATAAGAATGTGTTGTTACATGATTACTTATAATAGCCGCGGTATATTTATCCAAACTATTTGATGTCTTAAAAGGATGACAACATTCAACAACTAGATGATAATCGCGTTACTTAGCGTTTATCCTTGACTTCAAAGCAAGGTGATTAATTACCGTAGTGCCTTGTCAGTTtactaaacatacatataaacaattactacaaataactatttttttctgACCAAAGATCTACGAAAGATTCATAAACTAGAAAAGGTTTGTTCACTGGTTTCGGCTGAGGTACActaatgttatgtatttattaaatactagcttcTGCTCGTGACGTTATCGACATGATGTTTAAAAAGGCGTACAAAAACATGTGTTAATCCAGGCCATAAACTATCTTTgaaccaaatttcatcaatGTCTTTTCAGTAGTTACAGCGTTATTTAGATCCCCAGTACTCGTATTCTCTATCAATGGTTTCAATATATCATTCAAGTAAATGAACGGTAGTgatttctaattaattattctttattaacTTAATATGTATTCCATGATCTGCTTTCAAGGCGTCATAGCGTCTACCTGTGGCATCTGCCATCGCATGCATTATgcattaaacataaatatcgtGGTTCTACACCATAAAACAGCAGGTGtaactataatttatataagaaatatCGTTATCGGCTATCGCTGATTAATAGAAGAGAGATCgatcataaaattaatgtattttttaattgaaggCGATTATAGATGACGGTGAATGCCCGTTCAGATATAATAACTAATATCATATTGTTGCTTTATCAATTTGCTAACTTATAAACATGTTCTAGGAGGAATTTGAATACagttttatcacaaaattatcgcttaaataaattttattgtaatactttCGGTATCAAGAAAACAATCATTtggattaattaattaatttgtttacactATATATGTAAAGACAACGTCCCGCACCCTTGGCATTCCCAGAACAAAAAGTGTAAACTATCATTAATCTAAGTCACAACTTTAATTCCATTTCGATAACACACAGTCGCTGTTTATACTCGTATGTGTGATGTAAAACGCTCTCAATGATTAAATTGTTTGTGAACATTCCCAGAAGCCCCCTTTCCAGTTAAGATTAGTTTATTACAGGCCTACCTAATTACTGCAAATTGAACCACATAATCGTTTGTTTTCGTTAAGTATGGTGCTTGTGTCTCTTGTACTGTTTTGTCTTCACTGGATTAAGTTTCAATTAGACTAGATGGCTGAGATATGTAGGATTCGTTAGGGCTGGTATCCACCTTGCGGGCTGGTTGCAATGATCTTTTCTGTTAGATAAAACTAAACCTTACGAGATAATTAATGCTTTAGCCAAATATCTAATGGTTTACCTTCTTCAGGGACAGCAGTGCGCCCACAGCACCCACAGTGCTTCTGAAGAGGACCAAGCATCACAAAGGCAGTATCTATTGCCTTGCCTGGAGTCCGGCAGGAGACCTCCTCGCCACTGGTTCCAATGACAAGACCGTCAAGCTGATGAGGTTCAATAGTAATGCTTGCAACTTGGAAGGACAGGAGGTGAGTTTGGATTCTATTTGATAAAGTTATTTGTGCCTGTAGAAGGAATGCTGCTATAATGAGTTTTACTAGACTCTTAATGATACTCTTTCTGGAATGTTCTTGAACTCGTGTAATCAGTCGTAGTGAAAtgacatattatattatctagaGGTAAACATGTAATTAGCCCTCGACTCGGTGCAAATTTACGTGTTGATAAAAATCATGCGTGAAAAATCCTTGCGTGTTGATTTACTGCTTATagtaaatataagttaaatattatcaaaagacAAAATAGGCAGTACGATCTATTTTGAGAACAAActggtaggtacttactttcaAAAGTCCTCGTTCTTATAATACACATTTGTAGGGTTTTCGTCAACAATAGCACGTCTGGTTCTATATCACACTGAGATCGTAATTCTTTCCCTTCCACGTGAAAAGGCACTATGTAAGGCGATCCGTTGCTCTATAGGACTGTCACAGAATACCTTTTAGAAGATGTTCTGCGACTTTATTACGTAACTTTGGTCGATATGAACTTGATTTATTCTAGTTTCATTCGAGTGTTTGTGGAATATCTCCACACGTGTAGAACTTTGTTATAGTAGTCTGCAAATATggatacaatttattaattagtgtatTTTTCTCCGCTTTCCTATTTCTGCAGAAAGAacgtaataaaagtaaaaacaagcGTATCGTTATATTAATTAGCGCATTAAAAGCCCAGCCAGTTGTGCAATAAGTACAAGAGTACATCTTGTATAGAATTTGCAAATTAATTAACTTGAACTTATACCGTGTCAAATGTTATCGAGTTGTTTCACAGATAGCTATATTTAACGatgtattaattgtttttattacaattagttGGCCTTGTATTATCTTCGCTGGTAATATTATACGTAAAAGGTGATTCACTTTGAAGGAAATTGAATCCGGCTAGATGTGTTAATAAATACCTATTGGCAAGTGCGCCAATGTTATGAATAGGTAATGATGAGTGTTTGTCTAAGTTTTTAAGTTTAGGACTTATAGCCATAAATGACCTCATTTCTGTTTGAAGATgaatcaatttatttgttttgtcatATAAATACTGCATGATACCTATTTGtggttattgttattttatgttgaaTTTGCTTGCTTgatattaagtaggtaggtacctatacgagatct belongs to Anticarsia gemmatalis isolate Benzon Research Colony breed Stoneville strain chromosome Z, ilAntGemm2 primary, whole genome shotgun sequence and includes:
- the LOC142986725 gene encoding WD repeat-containing protein 47 isoform X4, translating into MKSKPAHYIDAPFRPWPPLSRQAQPNFYFRPPDPMDLRNFKTSSSKGSTYSDFSGMSAYSNKSRDYYFLSPSYRSTGAPTPGVHGDLYGVRDRPRQLRNPNPSPSAACPCSRSRSLEDVRTDVVTEWEDDDENGNRIVAPATKFNRTSYKTNNAFQKQGFLTRHSMENLVDRPPQLLPPKRISAFQAQNRNGGLQGVPLSTPSSVGVGPEVNGSRPTFKPVTVLEDLQAVRCAEFHPNGKLYAVGSNTKTLRICSYPKIEDVKDSSAPTAPTVLLKRTKHHKGSIYCLAWSPAGDLLATGSNDKTVKLMRFNSNACNLEGQEVELTMHDGTVRDVCFIEDTSNKTSLLVSGGAGDCKIYVTDCATGKTFQALSGHSGHILSLYNWGGAMFVSGSQDKTVRFWDLRTGGCVNVISPPAGHPSKGSAVASLAVDPSGRLLVCGHDDGSCALHDVRGSRALQRFTPHSGDLRSVRFSPGAYYLLTAGYDGRVVLTDLQGDLTCALPSVPVARHPDKVISARWHPDDFSFLSTSADKTAVLWTIPPV